CGAGTTCCACGGCACGGACCGCGAGCGAGACCGGAGTGGTATCAACCACGGAGGTATCGACTGAGGAAGTATCGCCGGGTTCCCTGTACGGGGGCAGGCTGTCCAGATTCTGCAAGAACTGCACCTGTTCTTCAGTGAGTGCGGAATTGTACACGCGCAGGTCCGACATACGGAACGATGCAGAATGTTCTCCGCTATCGCGTCCTAGTACCGGACGCCCCGTGCCACGCATTGCAAAACCTCCAGGAAGCGCTTCACATCCAACAAGTTTTCCATCTACATACAAGGTAACATTGGTACTATCAAGCACGAATATATAATGCTTGGAAGATGTTTCGCCAACGACATGTGATAATTCCACTGCGCCGTTGCCCGCATCCACATAGAATCTATTGTTCTCGATCCCCAATGTCAAATTGGTCAAGTTGCCTCTCCAGGTAAACAATCTTCCCGACCGTATGTTGACAATGGCTTCAAACTCAACACTCATCGGTGTCTCAAAATTAGAGAAGAGGTAGTCCGAAGGCATGGAATGGTCACTTACATACGCTAGCGAGAGCTTGCCGCCATACGCCCAAGGGGTCGCCACGCTATCGAGCGGCAAATTCAACCCGGCAAGCATTTCATGGGCAACATTTCCGCTACCCTCCGACATCGGGTACCACAGCACAAGCGACGACGGGAACGGATAAAGTTGTCTCGAGCGCCAAGATTCCTCCACATAGTTGTGACCCATATCCTCGACGCGCACGTTCACAGTCGCACGGCAGCCTGTACAGGCCGCGAGTAGCGAAGGACTCAGGACAAACTGCTCCACAAGCGAGGTGTCAGCGGCACCGCCGTAAGGTACGACGCGCCTTTCCACGACATAGCCGCCATAGCGCACGTCCACGACGGCATTCGCGATACCGCTGATGGAATCGGCGAGCGACGTGGACACGAGCAATATGCGGGAACCACTGTCGCCGTCCGCGACCGCGATGTCGACATACGAGACCCAGGGCCGGACCGAGTCCACGCGAACCATCGGGCCGGCGAAGTGTTCTGCCGAACCGTCCACACCGTGGATGTCGATGCGGGAAGTGTACACGTCGGCAGGCAGCCAGATGTCGCCACGGCGGGCCTCCCACGCGATTGCAGGGCCCGAGAGCACGCCCTGGTGCTCGGCGGCAACATTCCCGCCAACGCGGAGCTGTAGCAAATAGTTGGCGCGACCAACACAGGGATTCGCGAATTCCAGCCTTCCGTTGTACGTACCCGCCCATACGGTATCGAGCATGGGTTCCGCACAAATCAGCGTATCCGGTACGGGAGGCGTAACAACAGGCTCGTACGAAGTCGCCGACGCCGTATCGAGTACGATAAAGTCAGAGAACGTGCGGGTCTTCGCCCTGAGCAATACGTAGTCCCACCCTCCAGAAGAATTGCAGGAATCCTGGATGTCGCCACTGGGGTCCACCTTGTAACATTCCTGCCAACTCGGCGTGAGCGGTACAATCTCGCGCGCCACCGTATCGGGCTTGTATATGGCGAGTTCGGAGACGTCCTTTTTGGTGGCGTCCACATCGGCCTTGGACATTTTTACGCTGACCATGGGCCACAGACTGTCGTCCTCACCGAAATCGTGCGACGGCAGGATTTCCACCATCGGACCCGTCACGGCAAGGTTCTTGAACGTACGGTACACGTATTCGTTCGGCGAGACGCTGCGCACAGTCACGTCGACCGGATCAGCCCCCCACGCCCCAGGCACGAAATCCGCGCCGACGTTTGCATACATAGATTGCACATGGACGCTGTCAGATGGATTCACGCGATTGCCCACGAGCAGGTCCAGCTTGCGGTAGTGCGTTTTTCCGGCCTTGCCGCCGCCCCACATGAGGAAGAAACTCGCGTTGCCGTGCAAGTGGTTCATGTTGAACCTCGTCAATATCGGGAAGGGTTCCGTAACCGGCACGGTATCCTGCACACCCTCTGCGACAGGGTACGTGTAGCTACCGTGTACATAACTGAGTCTCCAGGGAGCTTTATCTCCGGGCACACGCCCACGGAATGTCGCGATTTCGTTCATGCGGAACGTCGGGGCCACACCGTTCCATTCGACGTCGAACAACCTGGTCGTATCGTTGTAGCTTGCATCAAGAAGGGCGTGCCTTTGCTGCGCCGTATCGGCAAGCGTGTCGTCGCGATAAACGAGCGAATCAAGCGTCACGTCCATTTCCTTGACCCACGGATCCACCAAGAGCGTGTCGGCATTATTCTGCGCAAGGACGTTCCTGAGCGGGACAGAATGGTTACTGTTTTTCATGTTTACCGGGATAGTCCCGTCTGCAGAGAACACGTAATCCAGCGCAAGCGTGTCCCTGACACCTGGATTGCGGAGGGTCCAGCCGCCACCGGTCACCCTCAGGGTGTCCCAGCCGCTATTTACGAGCCGCAACCCGGTAGAATCCGTCACGACAGGAATGAAGCCAGAATTCGTCGCGTTATACGACGAGTATATGAACTTGCCCTTGCCAATATTCACCGAATCAATGGAATTCTTGGGAACAACCCAATAACCGTTTGCAGTATCCCCCGGCCGTAACACATACCGACAAACACTGTCCAGCAAGTTTACTGACGGGATGGGCACAGGACTCGCGGTTATGAATTCAAGCGACACGTCAGTAACAGGATTGCGAATCAACGGAACTGCTCCTGTCGTTACGACATATTTTGCAGTCCAGAGCGAATCGTCCCAGTCACCCGTCCCTACATGGATACGGGAACGCAAATCGGGATAGAATACATAACTGTTTCCCGGAGAGCGCCGAAGAGCGTCGATGTTCCCACGGAATGGATAAGGAGTTGACGCATTTGAATCAATAATGATAGCTTGATTAGGCGACATGGCGGGAGCGACAACGAAGCCGATGTCCAGCGGGTTGATATCGCACGTCGCATTCACCCAGTTATCCTGCTTTGCAGTAGCATCAGTGCTGTTGACAGTCTTTTTAACGACTCTATTCATTTTCGCCACTGTCCGGAACGGGATAGTGGTACCTGCATTGAAATATGTTATGGCAAATTTTGATAGATAGAGGGAATCCCTATTACCAGTATTTATCTCGTCACCGAACCAAAGCGGGTTCATACCCGATTGCCGCATGGGGAACCGTTCCGCCTCGAATGCGGTAATACGGGAGTTATCATCGTCGTAACTGAATTCCCAACCATTAGTCCCGTAATGGTTTTTCATTGCGGGAGACAAGGGCTTTTTCACATCGTCGCTATAGTTGGTCCAGAAATACCCTCCGTTACCGAACAAGGTCGAGTTTGTCGGATCAAAGCGCACGTAGCGATTCGCAAGGTTATTGTAACCCCAGGGTGGATCCCAGTAATCTGACTTTGCATGGATTTTCAATGTAAACCCGATATCAGTGCCCGACTTCAAATAAGAATAGCATCCTTCTGGTGGACTAAAGTCCTTCTTCGCAAAGCCTCTATTCATTACAGTTCTTTCAAACAGATATAATACATTAACATCCAGCATATCGTAATGAGGATTAAATAGTTGTAAGAATTTACCTGCGGTATCTGCAATCTCCTCCTTCACGTTAGGCGCTCCACATACAAAATGGCTATCATCCTCCGTGGCAGAAGTATCCACAGAGCAAGACGGAATAGCAGCACCTTCTTTAATTACACGCGAAAGCATCACAAATTCCGGAAGAGTGTCCCATAAAACCATACGTCCCGTTTCCCAATAAGGCACTCGATCATAATTTTTGAACCATTTATTCAATTCTGTCTGCTCTTTAAATAGCTCAGCTTGTTCTGCCTCTGTTCTAGAAAGATTCCAAATTTCATCTATACTAAAATCTATGTGTAGCGCACTAGCATCTTGATCGTCCCAATCTTGATCAACGTCACCAGCAATTTCTGCCCGCAACACATTTCCAATCTTGTATACCGTATCCGCCCGAGTAGCGGCACTATCATATACATCTATTGGCAGCACTTTTATGCCCATGACGGCTGGAATTGGTTTACCATTTTCTGCATTATAACCTACTATATCGAACTTTGGCCCCAAGGTCACATCCAAATTAAGATCTTTTCCCTCTTCAATATCGGCTTTAAAATAAACAATCCTATAGGGGAAATTCTGTCCTCTGCTGCTGCAAGTATGGTGTATAAATGGTCCCGCTGTAGAAACTTCAACAGCCTGTGTTGCCAACAGCACTGCAATCGTCACCGGGAACTTGTCCCTGTGCCTGCGGATGCCCACGCTGTAGCGGTATTTCTCGTAGATGGCGTACTTTTGCGACGCTATAGTATCTTGGCGGACATCGCTCCACGGTTTCCACTTGTAATACATAGTTCTCTCTTCTTCAGGCAGGTGCCGCACTTCGGCATGGGATCTCATCAGATAGTCTATGCTGCCCTCATAGCGCAAGTAGCCAAGAGAATCGGGGTGAGCCTCATCCATGGTGAGCACCGACGGATACTGCCCGGCCGCAGTCCCGGAGCCTCCAGTCCCTCCAATTCCCGTGGAATCTTCCACAAAATTTTCGCGAGTATCCAGCGAGAAAGGATATTTCAAAGTATCGACTGCGTTCACGCAGGGGGAGTCGGAACAGGCGATTACACGGAAAATGTAGTTTCCAAGGGAGGCCACTGTGTTATCGGCTCCCACCCCGTTCCAACTGATTTTATTCGCATCATTCGAGGGGCCCGACGGAATTAATGTATCCTGCTTGAAAGACATTACGACCTGATCCTTCGAATCGACAACCTGCTCCGTCACATAGGCGGGTTGCCCATGCAAGCCATACTTGAACAGGATTTCCTCGCGCTTTACAGGCAGCGTATCAGAAAAGTCAAAGTCTAAGAACAGCGTATTCGTAAGGATTGTTCCTTTTTCAAGTTTGGTCGCCGCACGGTCCAACAGCCACGCAATAGAATCCGTAATTATCTGCGAAGGGTCCGCCTTGCTGTACGCGACTACCTTGGCATAGGCTGAATCGCCACCGGGTTCCATCCCGCCGTCAGTATAGCCGTTCCAGACGACACGCATCGTGTATTGCCACGGATGCACGTACACCATCCCCACTCCCATGAACGACGATATCGCATCGTATGCGGGTCGTGCATTTTTACCACAGAATACCAGACTGTCCGTCGACTCGACACTGGAAACATCGACGATGAACGAGGAATCCGTGCGGAACTGTATGTGCAGAGGACTACCGCCGAGGCTGTCAAGCCACCATGTCGCGCTCCGGTCGTACGCAGGCACGACTATTGAGCCCGTTTCTACGGAACCCATCGCACTAGAGTCCATGTCCGCCATTGTGAACACTGTATCCGTCGTAACTATCGACGAACCGAGATACCTCAAGGTGAGCTTCGGGACCATGCGTTTTACAGTATCGGGTGCTGGCACAGGGGCTAAGCCCAATGACTTTTGCTGGAGATAAGCCGTATCTATGATGGTACCCTTGGGTGTTCCGACCCAGTACACGTTCCAAAGCCCATTCTCTTGCCAAATGTAGAGACCGCTGTCCAGATTTGCAGGCTTGCCTTGGAACGGCGAAACGACCGCGGGGTCAAAGGTGAACTTGGTCGCCTCGACCATAGAAGAGTCGAACTGCGAACGCACATAAATTGACCCTTTCAGTTTCCATGCTGTGGTATCGGTCACATGGTCCAACTCAACGAGCATACTGTCACTCGTTCCAACGGAATGTGTGCTATCTAGCAGAAAAATCCGGATTTTCATCTCGCTCGTGTCGGGATACAGAGAATCTATCTGGGCATAGACAAAAACCTCTTGCAGGGTCGACACCCAGGCGCACGTATCGCACGCCCGCACCGACAGGCGAAGCGTATCGACGCCGGAGGGCACGGTATCGAGCGTCCAGATGGCCAAATCCCGTTCCTTGTCATTCCAGGCCCCAGACGACAGATACTCGAATCCGTCAGAATGCCACACAGAATCGCCATCGGCCTTCCACGAGAGTTCGAAAGACCCGTACTGGTCGCTCCCATCTCCGTGCGTAACCGGGTTCGGAGCGATGCCCTTCACTAGCACGCGACCGTAATAGAAGGAATTCAACGTATCAACGGGGAACGTGATGCGCGGGAAACGCGCCCCCATTCCGAAGAAGCTGAGTCCCGTCCCGAAATTCCCCGCGGCATCGTAGCAGCCGAGATGGACAGTCCAGTTCCCGTCCGGTTTGCCTTGCGCAAGGTCCTTGATGCCGAAATGCAGCTTTTTCTGTGTCGCGCCCGACGTAAATGTCAGCGAATCGGCTGGTTTCCAGCCCGTCGATATCCCGAGCACGTCAAGTTTGCGTTCGCACCATAGCGTAGAGACATTGCGAGGGTCATCCATGTTCTGCGCGACATCGCCAGCAAGGGTTCCCAGTTCCGCTATGGAATCATAAGCCGTGCCCACAAAGACATCGTACACGGAAGGTGCAGTCCTGTCGACAATGACCTTGTTATTCACCCTCGTCGTCGACACGTTCCCGGCCGGATCAGTCAGCCTTGCGGTTATGGAATACACGCCGTCCTTCAGCCTGTTCGCATGTGTCTCCTCGAACGTATAGAGTTCGTTTGAACTGTACATCGGCAGGGTTCCTTCAAAGGAGACCTTCCTATGCGCCACCGAATCCTCGAACACCACCTCCACCTTCACTTCGGGGGTATCGCGGCCAAGAGTGTCCTCGTGCACGCGGAACGAGAGCGATGCCAGGTTGCAGGAGTTGAGCACGCTCGTACCACCCGATATTCTGGAGTGTCCACATCCGCTCGCCAGCGAATCCGGAACCGTGGTCAAGGAATCGGAGCCGGACACGACCGACGGAGCCGTATTGTCTACCCAGAAGGTTTCCCTCAACGTGGTCCCGTTGAAGCCTGACGACTTAAACGACCCGTTTTTCAGAACGGAGTCCCAAACGGACGTGTCGGAGTCGGTGATGTTAAGCAGATTCGCATAGGCCGCGGAATCCGGGTCAGCGAAGTCGAACGACTGGACAAGCAGCGTGTACTTGCCCTGGGCCAGCGGCTTCGCGCCGGGGGCCCAGCCGAACCCGAAGCGCCTCGAATAAACCCTCGTCCTGTTGAACAGCCTTACGACATGGCCCTGCGCATCAATCGCGAGCGCACGCATGGCGCGCACAGGTTCCGCAAGGGAATCGGTCGCAACCACTTCGGCCCATTTCCCGTCGGACGCGGTCCCGGTAAGGTTTTTATTGGCAAGAAGCAATTGCTGTTGCGGTCCGGTGGTATCCACATGTATGGTCGCACGTTTCCAGTATATCTGCACACTATCGGACATATCAATAAATTCAAACCGCCATTCCAGCAGGTATTCGCCCTCGGCACTGATGTCCAAGTTTTTCAGAGCGGTGTCGAGATCCACGGAGCCCTTCCATTCCGTCGAATTGTCACTTGTATCCCTGGGCAGTTGCACAAAGTCGACATCGGCGGAATCCTTCTCCGAATTAAGGAGCCCGACCTTCGAGACGTAGACCCGCAGCGAATTGAGGGAAAGTCCACTCTGATTTTTATAGGCCGCGTCATTCGCAAACGCCGTAACGTGCGAGAGCTTGGATAGGTGGGCAAAACCGACGGGCCACCCAAGGTCGTAATTCGGCTCTGTCGCCTGCCGGAAGAATGAGAAGTTGGCCGAAGTTGTCCAACCCAGTTTATTCATCATCGACACGTACACCATGTTCGTGCCATCTTCCATGAGCCCCGCAATACCGTATCTACCGCTACTGTCCTTGAGTGTTGAATTATATTTATTGATGACATCTTCCGGTCGCAATACGAACAGACCGTCGTCTCTCACTGGGGAAACATGCAGAGTATCCACCGGAGGATCCTGCTTGTAGGATTTTTCAAAATAGACGAACCATGTAGAGGCATCGCGACGTTCGTAAATTATCTGGACTCGCGTATTGAAGTCGAACTTGATCCATCTCAGGCTATCCGGCTGCAAGTCGTCTATGCGGAAACGCATCTCCTCGATAGCATTCCGAGTCGTGAAAAAACCAAGCTTGCCATAACGCGCACGAGCCGTACCGTCGGCGCCATAGGCGACGTCCTTCACGTACATCGACGACCCATCCGGGGCGGTGGCCGAAAACGCAGACAGGGGCATTTCTGTCGCCGCCGGAGCCGCAAAAGGACAAGCCGAGAAAAGATGGTTCTTGTCAACAATATCCAAGGTATCACACGTTGAATCAGAGAACAACATCGGAACCACCACGGTGTCGCTACCCGCATTGCGCACGGACGCGATGGAAATCGAAGGCTGCCCGAACAGCATCTGTTCCATGTCCGAGGATACCCCCGGAACGGAATCGCCGTGATAGAGGCGCACCGAGTAGTTCCGCAAGGGAACCACCGTCGAAACCGCGGACAGGGCACGCGTAGCCTTGAGTGCACCGCTCTTATCGGCAACCTTATGAATCTTGTACGACACGGCCCCTACCAAAACCACATTCGTCGCGAATTCTGCCGCACTGCAGATTTTTCCGTAAGCGGCATTGGCATTGGACACTATCTCGCAGGCCACGTTCAGCGCGAGATCTACCAACCGGCGGTCCGTCTCCAATTCACCCACATCTGAAAGCAGATCACGATAATCCTCGAGGCCTTTTATATCTGTCTTGAACGAGGAATACTGTGTAGGCCAGGAAGAATCCATGATGTCATCCAGATTGACGCCAAGGCGTGTCGCGCCGCCTTCCCTGAAGGCACGCACATTCTCGCCCGAGGCGCTGTTGAGCGGGACATCGAAAAGGCCCTCGTCCAGGAAGTTCAGCGAGTAGTTCGCGAGGTTCGCCGCGACAACCTTCATGCCTTCACGGGCACAGCCCTTGACCGAGCCACCACCAAGCAGACATTCTCCTGCAGTGGCAAGCGTCTCCTTCGTTTCCGGCGTAAAGTATTCCATGAACAGCGAGAATATCTCGGACTTGTACTCATCCGGAATATACTTGTTCACAAAGCGCAAAAGCTTGTAGACTGTACCGGGAAGGTCGTCCTTGTTGAATTTCATCGTACGGAGTTCCGCGACAGCATCAAGCGCCATCTTCACATCTTGGAACTTATCGATATATTGACCGAAATTCTTTGCCCATTCGGACGAATCCAGACCATTCAGGGCACTATCGGCCATG
The window above is part of the uncultured Fibrobacter sp. genome. Proteins encoded here:
- a CDS encoding LamG-like jellyroll fold domain-containing protein; its protein translation is MSSYNLGWNTPAVFARDSLDWTSGHSLLDSALAGWFKNTKDSRVSAWKKKNSGKKVADLRNARPDLVPSRFTVIADGAAGLAVREYIQGPNYRGDIANVVFLNTPHEGTGIADQSFFNDGDLLDRGNPLKYAGLVPLALAAYIVGGMDGLQELMISLMKDAVMALAYNAGDINGALDNAKLFDDYSVDRASSWYLAQDADNRDPKYKNLISQHGADSLLGSTQLLNLGSVRSGYSHPKYNVVYSYGLPTIGNGRRTLDDFVEQAKNHIPMDKVAGALADTLNARFGGVADSAKATLRAMADSALNGLDSSEWAKNFGQYIDKFQDVKMALDAVAELRTMKFNKDDLPGTVYKLLRFVNKYIPDEYKSEIFSLFMEYFTPETKETLATAGECLLGGGSVKGCAREGMKVVAANLANYSLNFLDEGLFDVPLNSASGENVRAFREGGATRLGVNLDDIMDSSWPTQYSSFKTDIKGLEDYRDLLSDVGELETDRRLVDLALNVACEIVSNANAAYGKICSAAEFATNVVLVGAVSYKIHKVADKSGALKATRALSAVSTVVPLRNYSVRLYHGDSVPGVSSDMEQMLFGQPSISIASVRNAGSDTVVVPMLFSDSTCDTLDIVDKNHLFSACPFAAPAATEMPLSAFSATAPDGSSMYVKDVAYGADGTARARYGKLGFFTTRNAIEEMRFRIDDLQPDSLRWIKFDFNTRVQIIYERRDASTWFVYFEKSYKQDPPVDTLHVSPVRDDGLFVLRPEDVINKYNSTLKDSSGRYGIAGLMEDGTNMVYVSMMNKLGWTTSANFSFFRQATEPNYDLGWPVGFAHLSKLSHVTAFANDAAYKNQSGLSLNSLRVYVSKVGLLNSEKDSADVDFVQLPRDTSDNSTEWKGSVDLDTALKNLDISAEGEYLLEWRFEFIDMSDSVQIYWKRATIHVDTTGPQQQLLLANKNLTGTASDGKWAEVVATDSLAEPVRAMRALAIDAQGHVVRLFNRTRVYSRRFGFGWAPGAKPLAQGKYTLLVQSFDFADPDSAAYANLLNITDSDTSVWDSVLKNGSFKSSGFNGTTLRETFWVDNTAPSVVSGSDSLTTVPDSLASGCGHSRISGGTSVLNSCNLASLSFRVHEDTLGRDTPEVKVEVVFEDSVAHRKVSFEGTLPMYSSNELYTFEETHANRLKDGVYSITARLTDPAGNVSTTRVNNKVIVDRTAPSVYDVFVGTAYDSIAELGTLAGDVAQNMDDPRNVSTLWCERKLDVLGISTGWKPADSLTFTSGATQKKLHFGIKDLAQGKPDGNWTVHLGCYDAAGNFGTGLSFFGMGARFPRITFPVDTLNSFYYGRVLVKGIAPNPVTHGDGSDQYGSFELSWKADGDSVWHSDGFEYLSSGAWNDKERDLAIWTLDTVPSGVDTLRLSVRACDTCAWVSTLQEVFVYAQIDSLYPDTSEMKIRIFLLDSTHSVGTSDSMLVELDHVTDTTAWKLKGSIYVRSQFDSSMVEATKFTFDPAVVSPFQGKPANLDSGLYIWQENGLWNVYWVGTPKGTIIDTAYLQQKSLGLAPVPAPDTVKRMVPKLTLRYLGSSIVTTDTVFTMADMDSSAMGSVETGSIVVPAYDRSATWWLDSLGGSPLHIQFRTDSSFIVDVSSVESTDSLVFCGKNARPAYDAISSFMGVGMVYVHPWQYTMRVVWNGYTDGGMEPGGDSAYAKVVAYSKADPSQIITDSIAWLLDRAATKLEKGTILTNTLFLDFDFSDTLPVKREEILFKYGLHGQPAYVTEQVVDSKDQVVMSFKQDTLIPSGPSNDANKISWNGVGADNTVASLGNYIFRVIACSDSPCVNAVDTLKYPFSLDTRENFVEDSTGIGGTGGSGTAAGQYPSVLTMDEAHPDSLGYLRYEGSIDYLMRSHAEVRHLPEEERTMYYKWKPWSDVRQDTIASQKYAIYEKYRYSVGIRRHRDKFPVTIAVLLATQAVEVSTAGPFIHHTCSSRGQNFPYRIVYFKADIEEGKDLNLDVTLGPKFDIVGYNAENGKPIPAVMGIKVLPIDVYDSAATRADTVYKIGNVLRAEIAGDVDQDWDDQDASALHIDFSIDEIWNLSRTEAEQAELFKEQTELNKWFKNYDRVPYWETGRMVLWDTLPEFVMLSRVIKEGAAIPSCSVDTSATEDDSHFVCGAPNVKEEIADTAGKFLQLFNPHYDMLDVNVLYLFERTVMNRGFAKKDFSPPEGCYSYLKSGTDIGFTLKIHAKSDYWDPPWGYNNLANRYVRFDPTNSTLFGNGGYFWTNYSDDVKKPLSPAMKNHYGTNGWEFSYDDDNSRITAFEAERFPMRQSGMNPLWFGDEINTGNRDSLYLSKFAITYFNAGTTIPFRTVAKMNRVVKKTVNSTDATAKQDNWVNATCDINPLDIGFVVAPAMSPNQAIIIDSNASTPYPFRGNIDALRRSPGNSYVFYPDLRSRIHVGTGDWDDSLWTAKYVVTTGAVPLIRNPVTDVSLEFITASPVPIPSVNLLDSVCRYVLRPGDTANGYWVVPKNSIDSVNIGKGKFIYSSYNATNSGFIPVVTDSTGLRLVNSGWDTLRVTGGGWTLRNPGVRDTLALDYVFSADGTIPVNMKNSNHSVPLRNVLAQNNADTLLVDPWVKEMDVTLDSLVYRDDTLADTAQQRHALLDASYNDTTRLFDVEWNGVAPTFRMNEIATFRGRVPGDKAPWRLSYVHGSYTYPVAEGVQDTVPVTEPFPILTRFNMNHLHGNASFFLMWGGGKAGKTHYRKLDLLVGNRVNPSDSVHVQSMYANVGADFVPGAWGADPVDVTVRSVSPNEYVYRTFKNLAVTGPMVEILPSHDFGEDDSLWPMVSVKMSKADVDATKKDVSELAIYKPDTVAREIVPLTPSWQECYKVDPSGDIQDSCNSSGGWDYVLLRAKTRTFSDFIVLDTASATSYEPVVTPPVPDTLICAEPMLDTVWAGTYNGRLEFANPCVGRANYLLQLRVGGNVAAEHQGVLSGPAIAWEARRGDIWLPADVYTSRIDIHGVDGSAEHFAGPMVRVDSVRPWVSYVDIAVADGDSGSRILLVSTSLADSISGIANAVVDVRYGGYVVERRVVPYGGAADTSLVEQFVLSPSLLAACTGCRATVNVRVEDMGHNYVEESWRSRQLYPFPSSLVLWYPMSEGSGNVAHEMLAGLNLPLDSVATPWAYGGKLSLAYVSDHSMPSDYLFSNFETPMSVEFEAIVNIRSGRLFTWRGNLTNLTLGIENNRFYVDAGNGAVELSHVVGETSSKHYIFVLDSTNVTLYVDGKLVGCEALPGGFAMRGTGRPVLGRDSGEHSASFRMSDLRVYNSALTEEQVQFLQNLDSLPPYREPGDTSSVDTSVVDTTPVSLAVRAVEL